The sequence below is a genomic window from Planktothrix sp. FACHB-1365.
TACGAATTACGAATGGGTAATAGGTAATGGGGTCAATACTTTTGGCTGTTTCATAGATGTTTAAAATTATTACAACCTCCGTCTTGAAGGCGGAGATTTCTATAGGTTAACTTCAATTCTATTGATTCTCAACCTTAACGCTCTGTCTCCTTAAAGCTAAGGAGATTTTTTTATGCCAATCTCTAACTAAATCTCCTGAACACGCCTTCAAGATTAATAGCCAAAGACGAGCTTAATTTGAAATTATAAACTTGTTGAGGCGATCGCTTACTCCGTCCCTTGCTCTATCTTCAACAATTATTTCAAATTCTCAATTCCTCCCCCTATTTTCTAATCTGCTGACTCAGCACTCAGCACTCAGCAACACTCCCGATTAACAACAGCCTTTCAACTTGAGAACAACTTCTTGCTGACTCAGCAAATCTTGCATCAATACTCAGCAAGACCCCCAATTAACGACAGCCTTTCAACTTCAAGAACAACTTTTTGCTGACTCAGCAAATCTCGCCTGAATTGAATTAGAAAAATACCGTATTCATGACAGCAATAAATTGACAGTTATCGGCTTTCTTGAATAGGATATTCACCAAGACCAATGGAAATTAGTTTGAACAGGGTTTCTTCTGACCTTCAATTCAATTTCTAAGATTTGAGAAATTAGAATTGACCCAGATTCACTCCTAAACAAACTTAAATCAGTCGAATGAGTGAAACTATCGAAATCTGTTTAGAAATCAAAGAAGCTCAAATTATTGACCCTAGAGTTGTCTTTGTTAACAACAGAGCCTATTACCCCGAACAAGTCATTTATGAGTCGAGCCTGTGGAATGTTAATCGTCCCCAATTCCGTAAAGTCTATCGCCTTTTAAAAGCGGTCATGCCTCAACTTAATGAAGGCGAATACGGAACCTTAATTTCAGAAGAAGGCAAAAAGATTCTTGATGCGTTTCGGATTATGTCCCTAACCTTGGGAGAGAAAAAAGCCCTTGATGAAGTCAGGTGGGGTCGATTTAATCCTGATGAATGGCTTGCTTATAGCCCCAATTTATTAGACCGAGTTCGTAATTTTTCTAAACGTCAAAATCGAGGTTAAATATGACAAACACAACCAATGGAACTTCAACGGATTACAGCCAATATGGCATTGATTTAGAACAGTTAGGTCAATCTGTAACCTCTAAAGGACAAGCTGTAGAGAGTAATGTTATTCGTTATATCCTCAGTGAATTGTGCGAAAAGTTTCGGATGAATTTGGAATTAGTAAATTCTGAACAATTGACGATTTGGCTGAATCAAATTATTGCAATTCGTGATAGCCGCAGTGAAGGACGCAAACAACTCCGAATTGAAGAAGCCATTGGATTTTGGATTGAAGAATTACAAAATCAAGTCAATACCAATACAACAACTCATTCTGTGTACGATTCTTCTGGTGCGGGGTTGTATGAACGTTGGGAGCAAAAAACTTCTCAAATTGCTCAAACAGTGGCTCCTAAAATTCAAGAAATGCTCGATGACAAGATTCTTTTAGAGGTTTTTGGGTTTGGGTCTACTTCTGATGGCAATGCCAAACTTGAGGATACGGTGTCACAGTTTGTAGCGGCTTTCAATACTGCCGCCGAACAAGGCAAACAAGAACGCCGTAACTTAGAATCTCCCACACAGCAAACTCAATTAGGAGGGCAAGTGCTCAACTGCTTTCCAGCACTTAAAAGCGCATCTTGAAGTTAGTGAACATCAAACCGATACCATTAACACTTTGTTGGAGGAAATCTTAAGCCTCCAACACACTCAGCTTTCTCAACAACAGGATTTGCTGGGCGTAGTGACTGAACTCAAAAATACCCTTTCTTGCTTGTCTACTTCTACTCCATCTCAGGATATGAAACACCTCAAAAACCTCCTCAATCAGCTACAAAGCTATTGGTCTCAGCCAACTTCTGTATATCCCGTCAGTATGACCTCAACGTTGATGTTTGGGTTGTCCTGATGAATGAATACACTCGAAAACGGCAACAACGCGGACAACAGCAAGTTCGACAACTTTCGATAGCCGTTACTTTGATAACGGCTTTGATTGTCTTCATTTGCCAGAAATACAAAGTAGTGTTTCCAACGGCTTTATCATCAATTTTCCACTCAATTTTCCAGATGATTTCTATTCAATGGTTATCTCTGATTGCAGTTAGTGCCATATCAGCCAGTATTGGTTACATTCTGGGACGAAAACAGATTCCTATGACCACCCATCGGGTCTATATCGAGGTTATGGCAACCCTAGTTCTTATTCAAGTTTTAAGGAGAAATATTGATGGGGATTTTAAATCGCATTTTGGAAACCTGGAACCAAAAAACAAGAGACAGAAACGTCGGCTATGGTTCTCATCAAATTGATAAATCTCTAGTCTTACAACCGACAGATTCCACTGTTTTCTCTCCGACTAATCCGGGTAATTTTGCCTCAATTCGTTCAGTTCCTGTTTTAGATTCACCTCGCTATTTTTCTAAAGAGGAGAAAGTGGTTCTCAAACAATTAGCGAAACAGAGAAAAGAATCGGCCAAACATACTCAAGAATCTTATCAAGCCCTTAAGCAAATTGATGATGCAGATACAACAGTTCATTTAGCTCATTATGCTTATAAAGGTCAACTTGCAGGTAATGAAGTCAAAAAACTAGGGGCTAATTCTAATTATGCTCAAAAATTACATGGACTTCGACCTCAATATTCTCAAATGTCTCTTAATATTGATCAAGCTAACCAGCAAGCCGTTAACAAAATTGCTCAGTATCGTCAACAAGTTCAAAGCACTTGGGAGAATAAATAGTGCGGAGTGCTTTAAGAGTGCGGAGTTCAGAGTGCGAGGTGCGAAGTACGGAGTGCATTCTTGGTTCATCTAATCAATTACCTTTTAACCAGAGTCTCTACTCCTTCCCTATAGTTCACACTTTGCACTTCGTACTTTCTTTGGCACTCCGCACCTCGCACACCGCACTCAAAACGCACTTTCTTCGAGGGATATTTGATGAATTGGAAACGAGCTTCACTTCTTTGCCAGCTTTTAATCGGAGCTAATCTCTTTTTTTTGGGTATTAGCTTAACATTAATGTTAGCGATCGCTAGTGAATTGAATACAGCAGGGTTAGCGATCGCTAGTTTCTTTTTAATTGCATTTATCCTGTTTCAAATAGTCGGTTGGGTAGGGGATGATGCTTGGGTTAAGTTACTAAAAATTGAGCCAATGGAACTTTATGGAATTCTCATCTTTACGGGTTTATCGACTGTGATGGGGATTTTACTTTGGCTATTGAGTCGGTGGGTACAACAGGGTTAAGGGAAAGTCGTTTTTAAGTTTAATCTTGGGTTAGGATTTATGCTGTTATGTTCCAACCTCGACAACTGAATTACCGCATTCGTTTAATTAATCAAACGCTGGAATCCGCTTATAAAATTAGTGGTTTGTATTTGTTTTTGGGGAGTTTACTATTATTTATTCCTCCATTTGTTTTACCGAGAAATACCACTACTTTTAAAGTGCTGCAATTAGCGTTAACGGGCAGTGGTATTGTTTTGTCTGGGGTAAGTTTATCCCATGCCATTCGGATTAGTAAATTAGAACCCTTGGTACGGGCTGAGGAGCAACAGGAAGAGGAGGATTATCAACATCAACTGGCGGTGACTCGCTATTACCAAGAAACTCAACGAGAACGGGTGATGGAAGCAATGCTTGAACAGTCTTATCCAACTGAATCTTTACAATCTGCCGCTTCTAACGCTGTTACCTTACCCCCAATTAATCATCCTTTAGCCACGATAGGACAAGCTTTAATTGAAGCGTTACTCCATTACAATTTGCCTTGTGATTGGGTGGAGGGACATCGAGGGCCAACTACTCAACGGTTGGTGCTCAAACCGGTGGTGAATGCTCAAGTGAAGGTGAAGGTGGCTGACCTGAAAAATCGAGAACGAGATCTTCAAATTGCGTTGGGTTTATCGCAACCGCCTTTAATTCAGGCTTTGACGCAAGGGGTGGCGTTTGATTTGAATTTGAGTGAACAAGAACGGCAGTTTTGCCCTCTGGAAAACTATATTTCTTATCGAGTTTTATCGGATGAAGAACCTGTGCGAATGGCGATGGGGGTTGATTTATATGGGCAATTGGTGGAAATTGAATTAGCCAACCCCAATACTTGTCATGTTTTGGGGGGAGGGGCAACGGGTTCGGGGAAGTCGGAAGCGCAGAAGGCGATGTTAGCGAGTTTGATTTTGCGTTATCCTCCTGAACGGGTTCAGGTGTGTTTAATTGATGTTAAACGAGTTACGTTTGCTAAACAGGAATTTGATGCTTTGCCTTGGTTATGGCATCCGGTTTGTCGGGATACGGATACTGCTTTGAATTTGTTGGAAAATTTAGATGCCCAGCAGCAAGAACGATATGAAAGGTTTGAGAGTCTGGGGGCGAATGATTTGGAGGATTATAACCGCAAGGTGGAGCCCCAGTTGCGGTTGCCGAGGATTGTTTGTTTTATTGATGAAATTCAGTATTTGACGAAGGAGAAGGAGGTTAAGGGGCAGTTTGAAGCTTTGGTGGAGGGGTTGGGTGCTTTAGCAAGGGCGGCGGGGATTCATTTGGTGTTGTTTACTCAGTACCCGAAGGCGGATGTGGTGAGTACGAAGATTAAGGTGAATATGGGGGTACGGTTGGGACTGAGATTGCAAAGTGCGAAGGCGGGCGCGGTGATTTTGGATGTGGAGGAATGGGGAAAGCTGTGTACGGGGTTATTAGGTAAGGGGGATTTGATTTTTTCGGATGGGGGAACAATGTTGCGTTTGCAAAGTTTGTATGTGCGCTCAATTCAGGAGTTATTACCGTCTCAATTGAGAGGTGCAGTTTCTCCTTCTTTAAAGCTTGACAATTCTAAACCCTTATCTTCAAATTCTCAAGCTGAAAATAGAGTTAGTTCTTCTCAAGCTCATTTTAAATCTCCTGCTAATTGGATTAAGAGGTTGAAGCACATATTGTATCCAGATTCGTCCGATTATACAGTTTATCAATTTTCCGATTCTATTAAAATTCAAGAGATTCTTCCAGAATTGGAACATTTAGATTCGGGTTTAATTCCTGATGATTCTGGAATTTTTATTTTACATGATGCTGATTTGTTGGAGATTTTTGAATTTCAGACTCGTGAAACCTTACCAACTGTGATTCCGAAAGGAGTTTGTGTTTCTCTATTTCGGTGTGCTGAGGAGGAAATTGAGGCATTTCTTCAACAGTTTGAGCAACAAGTTTGGGGAAACTCAACTGAAAGTTTGCCTTCTGTCAGAGATGGAAAGTTATCCCAAGGGTTGAGTGAGTTGACTCGTAAGGATTGGGCAATTTATAATTATGCAGTGAGGATTTGTTTGAAGAATCAAACTCCTTCAATGGCAGATCGGGATTTCTTATCGGGACGAGTGGCGAGTAATTTAACGGATTTGTATGACAGTTGGCAGCGATTGGAAGCGAATGGATTAGGGTTAATTGATGGCAAGAGTTTTATTCCTAATTTACCTTCAAGACCGAGGGATTGAAGAATACAGCTATAGCAATTCACACCGAGGTTGTAATAATTTTCAACGTCTATGAAACAGCCAAAACTATTGACCCTATTGACCTATTGCCCATTCGTAATTCGTAATTCATAATTCATAATTCGTAATTCGTAATTCGTAATTGCCCATTGCCTATTCCCTATCTGTGAGAAAAGATAACGGATTACTCGGATTAGCAGCGAAGCCCAGAATGGCGCGGTCTCGATGCTCATAGAGTAATTCTCCTTGCTGGTTAAATAAGAAAGTTGCCCCTCGTTGGGTTAGATAAGCTGAATCAGGAACATAACTTTTCCAGTGACTTAGCACTTCTCCCATGTTTCGCAGTCGTAACGTGGCTAACTCAAAGGGGCGCTGAAAGCCTTGACCTCCTGCTAGTTTGAAGAATGAACCTTTGAGTGGGGGTAAAGGAGGAGCTTGAACAATTTCTTCATCCCCTATTAATTGAGGGGCTTTTTTATCACCCCGATAGCCCCGGAATACTTCCGCTAAAGTACCCGGGCTACCCAGTCCAGCACACATCAGTATTAAGTTGAGATAAGCGTTGACACCCGGCGATAAACCGGGGAGTTTGAGGGATAGACCTGGATAAAGATTTAGGGTTTGATGGAGTTCGGCGGTGGGGTCAACAAATAAACAATCTGGGGGAAATCCTGTATAGTCACAGAATCGCTGTCCTGAAGTGCGGTTGCCAATTCCTACGGCTCGAATTGCAATTCCTTTTGCTTGCAGTAGTTCTACTTCTCTTTTTAACCACCAAGCATATTCTAAGCTATCGAAATCTCCCAATTGGGGCCAGATTAGCACGAGTTGTCTGGGTGAGGATTCACAACCGCTTAATAGAGAGGTTACGGCTCCATCACTGACCCGTTGCCGTTGAGTTTGACTTAAGAGGGTATAGATATCCATCTCACCTACCGATTTAATCACCGAATGAGGAGAACAGAAAACGAATACGGTTCTAAAAAGTTCAAACCCGCCTCGTGAATTCTCCTAACTGTTGAATTTTACCGTAATTTATCGATTTCTCTAATTCTTGGCATTCAGGAATCTGTTACTAGGCTCAAACTAACGCGCTAACGCGCCCATTGAGGGTGAAAAGTCAGGAAAAAACAATGAGTGAAACCTTAACAAAATCTGAACAGATTGCTCGTCTTAATGATCAATTACGCGCTCAGAATTCACAAGTCGGGGCTATTCATTTCTCCCGTAGTGTTGGGCTTCTACCTCCCCAACAGCAACAACAGCTTCTCCAATTATTGAAGGAATTTAACTCGTTTTCACCGGATAATGACCCTTACGGAGAACGAGATTGTGTGACTTTAGAATTAGATGGCGAGCGCTACTTTTTCAAAATTGATTATTTTGAGAAATCTGCTTGGCTTCAAGGGGAAGAAATTGGCGCTGACTCTCCTGAAGATGTTAATACCACTTGGAGAGTTGGAACTTTAATGGAGAGCAACGAGTATTAATTTCTCAAACAAGCTGTGCTTAGAGAATTGAAATGGAAAATTTTCCATTCCTTCCCCATAACGGGGGCTGAGAGGGACAAGTTGAGAGAAATTTTATGCCTGTCCCTCGCACAATTCCGTTTTATGGAACCGTTGATGAAGCTTTAATCCACTGCGCTTACCATCGAGTTAAAAACTTCCTCCAAGCTGGGCCAGAACATCCTGAAAAATATGATGCCTTAGCTTATTTGGAAGTCGCTTCAACCTTAGCGACGGCTCGAAAACATTTAGTGCATTCAATTTTTTGGCAAAAAGCCAGCTACGAAACTCGCCTTCAGATTTCTCTGCAACTCGATTGTTTGACCGAACAAATTAAAAAGAATATTGAACAGTTTGGAATCCACTGGAACCAGTATATTGAAACCTTGGATTGCCAACCTATAGAAGTCATTAAACTGCCAGATTATCTAGATAGAAACAGTTGACACAAAGCAGAAACTTTGTGCTAAGATAAGATTTAGGTGAAAATAGATAGCATAAATGGTAGTTTTAGAATTTAAAGTTAGAGCCGCATTGCAACAAAGCAAGGCAATAGATGAAGCCATTCGTACATCCCAATTCATCCAAAACAAATGTTTAAGATATTGGATGGATAACAAAGGGGTTAATAAGTACGATTTGAACAAATATTGCCGTGTATTAGCTCATAACTTTAAATTCGCTAACGAGCTAAACTCTCAAGCTAGACAATCTAGTGCTGAGAGAGCATGGTCAGCTATCGCTCGATTCTACGATAATTGCAAGCGGAAAGTTCCAGGCAAAAAAGGTTTCCCCCGTTTCAAGAAAAATTGCCGTTCGGTTGAATACAAACAAACCGGATGGCAATTGAATTTAGAAACCCGTAAAGCCATTACCTTTACTGACAAGAAAGGGATTGGACGGTTACGGTTAGTGGGAAGCTACGATCTGCATTTCTACCAACCCGAACAAATTAAAAGAGTTCGATTAGTTAGACGTGCAGACGGCTACTATTGCCAATTTCTACTCTCAATTGACGTTAAGATTCAATCTGAACCAACTAATAAAACAATCGGTTTAGATGTAGGGTTATCTGCTTTTTACACCGATGATCAAGGTAATAAAGTAGATAACCCTAAATTTTTCAGAAAGGAAGAGAAGAAAATTAAGCGGTTACAGAGACAACTTTCTCGGAAACAGAAAGGGTCTAATAACCGCAAAAAAACTAGACAGCGATTATCTAAGGCTCATCTAAAAATCAGTCGGCAACGAAAAGAGTTTAGCAAGGGTGTTGCATACTCCGTCATCCACTCTAACGACGTGGTAGCCTACGAAGATTTAAGGATTAAGAACTTAGTTAAAAATCATTGTCTGGCTAAGTCAATTAATGATGCAGCTTGGTATCAGTTTCGAGTTTGGTTGGAATATTTTGGGAGAAAGTACGGCAAGATAACAATTGCTGTTCCTCCTCAATATACCTCTGAGAATTGTTCAAGCTGTGGAAAAACCGTAAAAAAATCCCTATCAACAAGAACCCACGTTTGTAGCTGTGGATGTCAGTTGGATAGGGATGAAAATGCTGCAAAAAACATTTTAAGAATTGGATTAAGTACGGCAGGACATACCGGAACTTTGGTTCGGCTCCGCTCACCGAGCGAAGTCGAGGTGAACGCTTTGGGAGAACTGACCTCTACTTTAACGGGAGCAATCCTGTTGGGGCAAGTCGATTCGTTGAACAAAGAATCTCCCGTCACATCGCTTGGCGATTGACGGTGAGAGTGTCAAATCGAGCGGAATAATACTGAACAAGTGCAACGCTATCAATCCATTACATTAGGGGAGTTGAGCCACTCTATGTATACTCTTCAAGAATTGACCAAGACTTTCAGTCATCAGATTCTCTCTAGAACTATACAACAAAGCAACTCCACCCCAACCTATCAACAAAAGAATTTGTTTGAGTAATCCTAGCCAAATAATTCTTGAGGAGGAATTGCAAATTTTGAAACATCTACACCCGCCGCCGGACGAGCATAAGTTGCTTGATTACGAATTGCTAAAATCTGTTCTTCATCTCGAATTAAAGCTGGCGTAAATTGGTCACGTTGCTGTCGTAAATCTTCTAACGTGATCTTTAATTGTTCCGGTTGCTTGCCTTGCTGATAGTTGCGATAGTAAATTTCCTCGGCACATTTTTTAACCGCATTGCCAATTTCTGCCGGGGTGCAAAGCCGATAATCCCGTAACAAAATTCGCCACTCCTCGTCTGTCCAAGGAGATTGAGAAGGATTGCGAAACTCTGGGAAATACTTTTGCAAATGCAGGTTAAAAATGTCGTACATTGCCCCTTCATGGGGTAAATCAACGAAGAAAATATCATCAAAGCGACGAATTAATTCCGGGGGTAACATCCCCAATCGATTAACCGTTGCTACCATGTAAATCGGCTGTTGTACTTCCTGCATCCAAGTTAATAGTTTCCCCGACAAACGCCTTGAAACTCCACCATCCGTATTAGAATTCCAACCGGCAAACCCTTTATCAAAATCATCCCAGTACAAAATTGTTGGGCTTAAAGCTTGAGCTAATTCTAACAACTCCCGCAGTGCCAAATCTGGCTTTGGGGAACCGATAATTGCACCCCAATCAGCCGCTAATAAAGGCACCCCCATCTTCTTGGCAGCTAACTTGGCACTCAAACTTTTCCCAGTGCCAGGTGGCCCCCAAAGAATCATCCCTTTGGGAAATTTAAGCCCATATTTCTCGGTTTCTGGATTGAGTAAAGAAGCAACTTTTGAGAGGAACTCGTCTAGCAATTCTAACCCTCCGGTTTGGGCAACATCCGGTTCAGAAATTAACTCTAATCCTCTCCCTCGCAATTTGTTAACTTTGTAGTTGAGTACCCAATCAGCTATGTCTTCAAAACTGTTAGTAAATGCTAAACTTTGTTGTAAAATTAACTCAATTTCTCCTTGTGCCAATCCCAGACAAGCTCGCACTAAACTTTCTTGAATAGCAGTATCTTTTTTTCCCGATATCGAGGAAGTGTTATGACAAAATGAAGCCACCTTCTGTTGTACCCAAATGCGATCCGCAATAGGAGCCTTCAACACCGGAATTAAAGGTTGTAAATTTGCAGGTAAATTGATATTATTTTCCAATAAAACCCAGAATTGACGATGATTATCTCCCGATAAGTGATAGTAAGCATTAACCAGTTGAAATTCACGCTGTTTATCTGTCCTATCTGATCCTGATAACTCTAAAATTCCCTCCAGAATAAAAATTCCTTCGGTTTGATTTTCTAATAAATCTAAAAGGGGGTCAGAGTTAGCTTGTAAATCAGTGTTCTCTAAGCGACACCCGCCTTCACCTTGACAATTAACTTGCTGAAAACATCGGTAGCCACAATTCCAAAAGAAAACAGGAAATTGGAGGTTTTGACCCCATTCATAGAAGTGAGTTAAAATCCTGACTCGATCCGTTGTACAGTATTCTAATCCCACTATCTTGATGCCTCGGTTTGCCAAGAAGAGCCAATCTTTATTCATGATGGATTCTAAAATATTAGAAAGTATTAAGCCGACTAATTTCTATTGAGCTTTCTTAATCGGTATTTCCCATCCCCCTATTGATCTATCTAACTGACTTAGCTTTTATTCCTTAAGTTGGATGAATACTTTAACTCAATCATTTAATGATAAAATCGAAAATAATTTTAATTAATTTAAAATTAAGCATTAATAATCAATTGGGAAGCTTGAAAGCGCCTAGCGGCGCAGATTGCCACGAAGTAATTAAATTCAATTGAACTTCATGGTAACTACAACGAATAAAAATAACTCTCGCACGTCTAATGGTGCAGGAACTTTCAATGGAAAAACCAACGGTGTGACTCCTAAATCAAAAAGCACCGGATTACCTGTTCCTAGCAATGGGAATGGAACCCGTCGTTCAGTTGTTTCAGTTGAAGAGCAAGCTAACGCACTGCTTGAGCGAGTCAGAACGACCATTGTTAAAAAGTTTGGCGTGAAACTGCAACTTCGCGAAAAACGTCTTCAAACAAAAATCGGTCATGCCATTAAAGAAAAGATCGGTTTGGATATTGCTGCTCAATTGAAAAAACGCGGCAAAACTATGAACTGGCAGCGTTGGAATAATGAAGTGTTCCCTGCTTTGTTTGGACAACCGGATGCTTTGCGTCATGATATCGAAACTTTAGCTCTGGTTATGGCAAAACTG
It includes:
- a CDS encoding AAA family ATPase, whose protein sequence is MNKDWLFLANRGIKIVGLEYCTTDRVRILTHFYEWGQNLQFPVFFWNCGYRCFQQVNCQGEGGCRLENTDLQANSDPLLDLLENQTEGIFILEGILELSGSDRTDKQREFQLVNAYYHLSGDNHRQFWVLLENNINLPANLQPLIPVLKAPIADRIWVQQKVASFCHNTSSISGKKDTAIQESLVRACLGLAQGEIELILQQSLAFTNSFEDIADWVLNYKVNKLRGRGLELISEPDVAQTGGLELLDEFLSKVASLLNPETEKYGLKFPKGMILWGPPGTGKSLSAKLAAKKMGVPLLAADWGAIIGSPKPDLALRELLELAQALSPTILYWDDFDKGFAGWNSNTDGGVSRRLSGKLLTWMQEVQQPIYMVATVNRLGMLPPELIRRFDDIFFVDLPHEGAMYDIFNLHLQKYFPEFRNPSQSPWTDEEWRILLRDYRLCTPAEIGNAVKKCAEEIYYRNYQQGKQPEQLKITLEDLRQQRDQFTPALIRDEEQILAIRNQATYARPAAGVDVSKFAIPPQELFG
- a CDS encoding peroxiredoxin-like family protein; protein product: MDIYTLLSQTQRQRVSDGAVTSLLSGCESSPRQLVLIWPQLGDFDSLEYAWWLKREVELLQAKGIAIRAVGIGNRTSGQRFCDYTGFPPDCLFVDPTAELHQTLNLYPGLSLKLPGLSPGVNAYLNLILMCAGLGSPGTLAEVFRGYRGDKKAPQLIGDEEIVQAPPLPPLKGSFFKLAGGQGFQRPFELATLRLRNMGEVLSHWKSYVPDSAYLTQRGATFLFNQQGELLYEHRDRAILGFAANPSNPLSFLTDRE
- a CDS encoding DUF3768 domain-containing protein gives rise to the protein MSETLTKSEQIARLNDQLRAQNSQVGAIHFSRSVGLLPPQQQQQLLQLLKEFNSFSPDNDPYGERDCVTLELDGERYFFKIDYFEKSAWLQGEEIGADSPEDVNTTWRVGTLMESNEY
- a CDS encoding RNA-guided endonuclease TnpB family protein; this encodes MVVLEFKVRAALQQSKAIDEAIRTSQFIQNKCLRYWMDNKGVNKYDLNKYCRVLAHNFKFANELNSQARQSSAERAWSAIARFYDNCKRKVPGKKGFPRFKKNCRSVEYKQTGWQLNLETRKAITFTDKKGIGRLRLVGSYDLHFYQPEQIKRVRLVRRADGYYCQFLLSIDVKIQSEPTNKTIGLDVGLSAFYTDDQGNKVDNPKFFRKEEKKIKRLQRQLSRKQKGSNNRKKTRQRLSKAHLKISRQRKEFSKGVAYSVIHSNDVVAYEDLRIKNLVKNHCLAKSINDAAWYQFRVWLEYFGRKYGKITIAVPPQYTSENCSSCGKTVKKSLSTRTHVCSCGCQLDRDENAAKNILRIGLSTAGHTGTLVRLRSPSEVEVNALGELTSTLTGAILLGQVDSLNKESPVTSLGD
- a CDS encoding FtsK/SpoIIIE domain-containing protein, which encodes MFQPRQLNYRIRLINQTLESAYKISGLYLFLGSLLLFIPPFVLPRNTTTFKVLQLALTGSGIVLSGVSLSHAIRISKLEPLVRAEEQQEEEDYQHQLAVTRYYQETQRERVMEAMLEQSYPTESLQSAASNAVTLPPINHPLATIGQALIEALLHYNLPCDWVEGHRGPTTQRLVLKPVVNAQVKVKVADLKNRERDLQIALGLSQPPLIQALTQGVAFDLNLSEQERQFCPLENYISYRVLSDEEPVRMAMGVDLYGQLVEIELANPNTCHVLGGGATGSGKSEAQKAMLASLILRYPPERVQVCLIDVKRVTFAKQEFDALPWLWHPVCRDTDTALNLLENLDAQQQERYERFESLGANDLEDYNRKVEPQLRLPRIVCFIDEIQYLTKEKEVKGQFEALVEGLGALARAAGIHLVLFTQYPKADVVSTKIKVNMGVRLGLRLQSAKAGAVILDVEEWGKLCTGLLGKGDLIFSDGGTMLRLQSLYVRSIQELLPSQLRGAVSPSLKLDNSKPLSSNSQAENRVSSSQAHFKSPANWIKRLKHILYPDSSDYTVYQFSDSIKIQEILPELEHLDSGLIPDDSGIFILHDADLLEIFEFQTRETLPTVIPKGVCVSLFRCAEEEIEAFLQQFEQQVWGNSTESLPSVRDGKLSQGLSELTRKDWAIYNYAVRICLKNQTPSMADRDFLSGRVASNLTDLYDSWQRLEANGLGLIDGKSFIPNLPSRPRD